One stretch of Strix uralensis isolate ZFMK-TIS-50842 chromosome 17, bStrUra1, whole genome shotgun sequence DNA includes these proteins:
- the PIWIL1 gene encoding piwi-like protein 1 isoform X2 — translation MTGRARARARGRPPGQETAIPSVGAASVQQTLPSQPPGRQQPQQPHVPPSASEEPGGRGRQRGPQSVPQDFKTIGLQISAGFQELSLADRGGRRRDFYDLGVNTRQAIEHVQESKTGSSGSMIKLTANYFRLTSRPQWALYQYHVGYSPEMEARRLRSALLFQHEELIGKTHAFDGSILFLPKKLGNKVTEVTSRTRNGEDVKITITLTNELPPTSPTCLQFYNIIFRRLLKMLNLQQIGRNYYNPSDPISIPNHRLMVWPGFTSSILQYEESIMLCTDVSHKVLRSETVLDFMYSLYYQVGEERFRDTCAKELIGLIVLTKYNNKTYRVDDIDWDANPQCTFRKADGSEISYVDYYKRQYNQEITDLNQPVLISQSKRKRGGMVPGPVVLIPELCFLTGLTEKMRNDFNMMKDLAIHTRLPPEQRQREIGRLSDYIQKDDSVQKELRDWGLSFDSNLLSLTGRVVQGERILQSGNVFDYNPQIADWSKETRGTPLISAKPLDNWLLIYTRRNYDIANILVQNLFKVTPSMGIRMNKATMIEVDDRTEAYLRGLQQSVTPDTNIVVCILSSSRKDKYDAIKKYLCTDCPVPSQCVIARTLSKPQTALAVVTKIALQMNCKMGGELWSVEIPLKQVMIVGIDCYHDTLSGKQSIAGFVSSLNQTMTRWFSRCAVQGRGQELVDGLKACLQTALREWFKWNKYLPSRIIVYRDGVGDGQLNTLVNYEVPQFLDCLKSVGKDYNPRLTVIVVKKRVSTRFFAQYGGTLRNPPPGTVVDVEVTRPEWYDFYIVSQAVRTGCVAPTHYNVIYDTSKLKPDHVQRLTYKLCHMYYNWSGVIRVPAPCQYAHKLAFLVGQSIHREPNLVLSDRLYYL, via the exons ATGACGGGAAGAGCTAGAGCCAGAGCAAGAGGAAGACCTCCAGGACAGGAGACTGCTATTCCTTCTGTAGGAGCTGCTTCT GTTCAGCAGACTTTGCCAAGTCAGCCACCCGGCCGTCAGCAGCCTCAGCAGCCACATGTTCCTCCATCAGCATCGGAAGAACCTGGTGGCCGTGGGCGACAGAGGGGCCCCCAGAGTGTTCCACAAG ATTTCAAAACAATAGGATTACAGATTTCTGCAGGATTTCAGGAATTGTCTTTAGCAGATAGGGGTGGACGTCGCAGAGATTTCTATGACCTTGGGGTAAATACTCGGCAAGCCATTGAACATGTTCAAGAATCAAAAACTG GTTCTTCAGGTAGTATGataaaattaactgcaaattACTTTCGTTTGACGTCTCGACCCCAGTGGGCTTTATATCAGTACCATGTTGGCTATAGTCCCGAGATGGAAGCACGCCGTCTTCGATCAGCTTTGCTCTTTCAGCATGAAGAGCTAATTGGAAAGACACATGCATTTGATGGATCGATATTATTCTTGCCAAAAAAATTAGGCAATAAG GTTACTGAAGTGACTAGCAGGACTCGAAATGGAGAGGATGTGAAGATAACAATCACACTGACTAATGAGTTGCCGCCTACTTCACCTACATGTCTGCAATTTTACAACATCATTTTTAGAAG GCTTTTGAAGATGTTGAATTTGCAGCAGATTGGACGTAATTATTACAACCCCAGTGACCCAATCAGCATCCCTAATCACAG GTTGATGGTTTGGCCAGGCTTCACAAGTTCTATCCTCCAGTATGAGGAAAGCATTATGTTATGTACAGATGTGAGCCATAAGGTTCTTCGCAGTGAAACAGTGTTGGATTTTATGTACAGTCTGTATTACCAGGTTGGAGAGGAAAGATTTAGAGATACCTGTGCTAAAGAACTGATAGGTTTAATTGTTCTTACAAA GTACAATAACAAAACATACAGAGTTGATGACATAGACTGGGATGCCAATCCACAGTGTACCTTTAGAAAAGCAGATGGTTCTGAGATCAGCTACGTGGACTACTACAAAAGG CAATATAATCAAGAAATTACTGACTTGAACCAGCCTGTCTTGATCAGTCAGTctaagaggaagagaggaggcaTGGTGCCAGGACCTGTGGTTCTAATTCCAGAGCTGTGCTTCCTAACAG GATTAACTGAGAAGATGCGTAATGATTTTAATATGATGAAAGACTTGGCTATTCATACACGACTGCCACCTGAGCAGAGGCAACGTGAAATTGGAAGACTTAGTGACTACATCCAGAA agatgACAGTGTTCAGAAGGAACTCCGAGACTGGGGTTTAAGCTTTGATTCTAACTTACTATCCCTCACAGGAAGAGTTGTTCAAGGAGAAAGGATTCTTCAATCAGGAAATGTG TTTGACTACAATCCTCAGATTGCTGATTGGTCAAAAGAAACTAGGGGAACTCCCTTAATCTCTGCAAAGCCTCTGGACAACTGGTTATTGATATACACACGGCGCAACTATGATATTGCTAATATATTAGttcaaaatctgtttaaagtCACCCCATCTATGGGGATCAGAATGAACAAGGCAACCAT gATTGAAGTAGATGATAGAACAGAAGCTTATTTAAGAGGTTTACAGCAAAGTGTTACTCCTGACACAAACATA gtaGTTTGTATTTTGTCTAGTTCCCGAAAGGATAAATATGATGCTATCAAGAAATACTTATGTACAGATTGTCCCGTTCCAAGTCAGTGTGTGATTGCTCGCACTTTAAGCAAGCCTCAGACTGCTCTGGCTGTAGTAACAAAAATTGCCCTACAAATGAACTGTAAAATGGGTGGAGAACTTTGGAGTGTTGAGATCCca CTGAAACAGGTAATGATTGTGGGAATTGATTGTTACCATGACACTTTATCTGGAAAGCAGTCAATTGCAGGATTTGTCTCTAGCCTGAATCAAACGATGACAAG GTGGTTCTCCCGCTGCGCTGTTCAAGGTCGTGGGCAAGAACTTGTGGACGGGCTCAAAGCCTGCTTGCAAA ctgctctAAGAGAGTGGTTCAAGTGGAATAAGTATTTGCCCTCTCGTATTATTGTGTATCGTGATGGTGTAGGAGATGGACAACTAAATACGTTGGTTAATTATGAAGTGCCTCAATTTCTGGATTGCTTGAAGAGTGTTGGGAAAGACTACAA tcCAAGACTTACTGTGATAGTTGTGAAGAAACGAGTGAGTACCAGATTCTTTGCACAGTATGGAGGAACACTTAGAAACCCACCCCCTGGTACTGTTGTTGATGTGGAGGTTACCAGACCAGAGTG gTACGATTTCTATATTGTGAGTCAGGCAGTGAGAACTGGTTGTGTTGCACCCACTCATTATAATGTAATTTATGACACTAGCAAACTGAAACCCGATCACGTGCAACGTTTAACCTACAAACTTTGCCACATGTACTATAACTGGTCG
- the PIWIL1 gene encoding piwi-like protein 1 isoform X1 codes for MTGRARARARGRPPGQETAIPSVGAASVQQTLPSQPPGRQQPQQPHVPPSASEEPGGRGRQRGPQSVPQGQNGRRPGQKGLQISAGFQELSLADRGGRRRDFYDLGVNTRQAIEHVQESKTGSSGSMIKLTANYFRLTSRPQWALYQYHVGYSPEMEARRLRSALLFQHEELIGKTHAFDGSILFLPKKLGNKVTEVTSRTRNGEDVKITITLTNELPPTSPTCLQFYNIIFRRLLKMLNLQQIGRNYYNPSDPISIPNHRLMVWPGFTSSILQYEESIMLCTDVSHKVLRSETVLDFMYSLYYQVGEERFRDTCAKELIGLIVLTKYNNKTYRVDDIDWDANPQCTFRKADGSEISYVDYYKRQYNQEITDLNQPVLISQSKRKRGGMVPGPVVLIPELCFLTGLTEKMRNDFNMMKDLAIHTRLPPEQRQREIGRLSDYIQKDDSVQKELRDWGLSFDSNLLSLTGRVVQGERILQSGNVFDYNPQIADWSKETRGTPLISAKPLDNWLLIYTRRNYDIANILVQNLFKVTPSMGIRMNKATMIEVDDRTEAYLRGLQQSVTPDTNIVVCILSSSRKDKYDAIKKYLCTDCPVPSQCVIARTLSKPQTALAVVTKIALQMNCKMGGELWSVEIPLKQVMIVGIDCYHDTLSGKQSIAGFVSSLNQTMTRWFSRCAVQGRGQELVDGLKACLQTALREWFKWNKYLPSRIIVYRDGVGDGQLNTLVNYEVPQFLDCLKSVGKDYNPRLTVIVVKKRVSTRFFAQYGGTLRNPPPGTVVDVEVTRPEWYDFYIVSQAVRTGCVAPTHYNVIYDTSKLKPDHVQRLTYKLCHMYYNWSGVIRVPAPCQYAHKLAFLVGQSIHREPNLVLSDRLYYL; via the exons ATGACGGGAAGAGCTAGAGCCAGAGCAAGAGGAAGACCTCCAGGACAGGAGACTGCTATTCCTTCTGTAGGAGCTGCTTCT GTTCAGCAGACTTTGCCAAGTCAGCCACCCGGCCGTCAGCAGCCTCAGCAGCCACATGTTCCTCCATCAGCATCGGAAGAACCTGGTGGCCGTGGGCGACAGAGGGGCCCCCAGAGTGTTCCACAAGGTCAGAATGGGAGAAGGCCAGGTCAGAAAG GATTACAGATTTCTGCAGGATTTCAGGAATTGTCTTTAGCAGATAGGGGTGGACGTCGCAGAGATTTCTATGACCTTGGGGTAAATACTCGGCAAGCCATTGAACATGTTCAAGAATCAAAAACTG GTTCTTCAGGTAGTATGataaaattaactgcaaattACTTTCGTTTGACGTCTCGACCCCAGTGGGCTTTATATCAGTACCATGTTGGCTATAGTCCCGAGATGGAAGCACGCCGTCTTCGATCAGCTTTGCTCTTTCAGCATGAAGAGCTAATTGGAAAGACACATGCATTTGATGGATCGATATTATTCTTGCCAAAAAAATTAGGCAATAAG GTTACTGAAGTGACTAGCAGGACTCGAAATGGAGAGGATGTGAAGATAACAATCACACTGACTAATGAGTTGCCGCCTACTTCACCTACATGTCTGCAATTTTACAACATCATTTTTAGAAG GCTTTTGAAGATGTTGAATTTGCAGCAGATTGGACGTAATTATTACAACCCCAGTGACCCAATCAGCATCCCTAATCACAG GTTGATGGTTTGGCCAGGCTTCACAAGTTCTATCCTCCAGTATGAGGAAAGCATTATGTTATGTACAGATGTGAGCCATAAGGTTCTTCGCAGTGAAACAGTGTTGGATTTTATGTACAGTCTGTATTACCAGGTTGGAGAGGAAAGATTTAGAGATACCTGTGCTAAAGAACTGATAGGTTTAATTGTTCTTACAAA GTACAATAACAAAACATACAGAGTTGATGACATAGACTGGGATGCCAATCCACAGTGTACCTTTAGAAAAGCAGATGGTTCTGAGATCAGCTACGTGGACTACTACAAAAGG CAATATAATCAAGAAATTACTGACTTGAACCAGCCTGTCTTGATCAGTCAGTctaagaggaagagaggaggcaTGGTGCCAGGACCTGTGGTTCTAATTCCAGAGCTGTGCTTCCTAACAG GATTAACTGAGAAGATGCGTAATGATTTTAATATGATGAAAGACTTGGCTATTCATACACGACTGCCACCTGAGCAGAGGCAACGTGAAATTGGAAGACTTAGTGACTACATCCAGAA agatgACAGTGTTCAGAAGGAACTCCGAGACTGGGGTTTAAGCTTTGATTCTAACTTACTATCCCTCACAGGAAGAGTTGTTCAAGGAGAAAGGATTCTTCAATCAGGAAATGTG TTTGACTACAATCCTCAGATTGCTGATTGGTCAAAAGAAACTAGGGGAACTCCCTTAATCTCTGCAAAGCCTCTGGACAACTGGTTATTGATATACACACGGCGCAACTATGATATTGCTAATATATTAGttcaaaatctgtttaaagtCACCCCATCTATGGGGATCAGAATGAACAAGGCAACCAT gATTGAAGTAGATGATAGAACAGAAGCTTATTTAAGAGGTTTACAGCAAAGTGTTACTCCTGACACAAACATA gtaGTTTGTATTTTGTCTAGTTCCCGAAAGGATAAATATGATGCTATCAAGAAATACTTATGTACAGATTGTCCCGTTCCAAGTCAGTGTGTGATTGCTCGCACTTTAAGCAAGCCTCAGACTGCTCTGGCTGTAGTAACAAAAATTGCCCTACAAATGAACTGTAAAATGGGTGGAGAACTTTGGAGTGTTGAGATCCca CTGAAACAGGTAATGATTGTGGGAATTGATTGTTACCATGACACTTTATCTGGAAAGCAGTCAATTGCAGGATTTGTCTCTAGCCTGAATCAAACGATGACAAG GTGGTTCTCCCGCTGCGCTGTTCAAGGTCGTGGGCAAGAACTTGTGGACGGGCTCAAAGCCTGCTTGCAAA ctgctctAAGAGAGTGGTTCAAGTGGAATAAGTATTTGCCCTCTCGTATTATTGTGTATCGTGATGGTGTAGGAGATGGACAACTAAATACGTTGGTTAATTATGAAGTGCCTCAATTTCTGGATTGCTTGAAGAGTGTTGGGAAAGACTACAA tcCAAGACTTACTGTGATAGTTGTGAAGAAACGAGTGAGTACCAGATTCTTTGCACAGTATGGAGGAACACTTAGAAACCCACCCCCTGGTACTGTTGTTGATGTGGAGGTTACCAGACCAGAGTG gTACGATTTCTATATTGTGAGTCAGGCAGTGAGAACTGGTTGTGTTGCACCCACTCATTATAATGTAATTTATGACACTAGCAAACTGAAACCCGATCACGTGCAACGTTTAACCTACAAACTTTGCCACATGTACTATAACTGGTCG